The following coding sequences lie in one Rhizobium sp. ZPR4 genomic window:
- a CDS encoding transglutaminase-like cysteine peptidase, translated as MERKNKKNILAALAAASFALGLSSPTASMAATGDTVRPVVKLLQDPLVDTAFDLFAPTIRNAAKAISGVDLATLNQSLAVAPGGLPHNDLTASEPVRPAKPSNVPLGDSVFGTVAIPFKHLAALNNFAGPLAEIRSGKSLDCGAGGCNAAETAIAAAETKIAGASIRDKINNINYTVNHAIRYASDMETYHVADYWAKPSEALSHQQGDCEDYAILKMAALYNAGVDLDHMALVVLFDQQRHFYHAVLSVSVNGNNLILDNMRDEVLSDKRIAEYLPLYSIVAGRGYLHGSRDPRAQAVAAAMPLAKVVPGEGEVH; from the coding sequence ATGGAACGCAAGAACAAAAAAAATATACTTGCAGCGCTTGCTGCAGCTTCCTTCGCTCTCGGTCTATCGTCACCGACCGCTAGCATGGCGGCGACCGGCGATACCGTCCGTCCCGTCGTCAAGCTGCTTCAGGACCCGCTGGTGGACACGGCCTTCGACCTCTTTGCGCCCACCATCAGAAACGCCGCAAAGGCGATCAGCGGCGTCGACCTCGCTACGCTGAACCAGAGCCTTGCCGTTGCGCCAGGCGGCCTTCCGCATAATGACCTCACCGCATCCGAGCCGGTACGTCCCGCAAAGCCAAGCAACGTTCCTCTGGGCGACTCGGTGTTCGGAACCGTCGCCATTCCCTTCAAACATCTTGCCGCGCTTAACAATTTCGCCGGCCCGCTCGCCGAAATCCGGTCGGGTAAATCGCTCGATTGCGGTGCAGGTGGATGCAACGCTGCCGAAACCGCCATAGCCGCGGCTGAAACAAAGATTGCCGGCGCCTCGATCCGCGACAAGATCAACAACATCAATTACACGGTCAACCATGCCATCCGCTACGCCAGCGACATGGAAACCTATCACGTGGCGGATTACTGGGCGAAGCCGAGCGAGGCTCTGTCGCACCAGCAGGGCGACTGCGAGGACTATGCCATATTGAAGATGGCAGCACTCTACAATGCGGGCGTCGATCTCGACCACATGGCGCTAGTCGTCCTCTTCGACCAGCAGCGGCATTTCTACCACGCCGTCCTGTCGGTCTCCGTCAACGGCAACAACCTCATTCTCGACAACATGCGCGATGAGGTTTTGTCCGACAAGCGCATTGCAGAATATCTGCCCCTCTATTCGATCGTCGCTGGCCGCGGCTATCTGCATGGTTCGCGCGATCCCCGTGCGCAAGCGGTTGCCGCCGCAATGCCGCTCGCCAAGGTGGTTCCCGGCGAAGGCGAGGTTCACTAA